A window of Halomonas sp. H10-9-1 contains these coding sequences:
- the rplS gene encoding 50S ribosomal protein L19 codes for MSSKNKVIQALEAEQMSKEVPAFAPGDTVIVQVKVKEGSRERLQAFEGVVIGKRNRGLNSAFTVRKISHGVGVERTFQTYSPLVDSIEVKRRGDVRQAKLYYLRERSGKSARIKEKLA; via the coding sequence ATGAGCAGCAAGAACAAGGTGATCCAGGCGCTCGAAGCCGAGCAGATGAGCAAGGAAGTGCCGGCCTTCGCCCCGGGCGACACCGTCATCGTCCAGGTCAAGGTCAAGGAAGGCAGCCGTGAGCGCCTCCAGGCCTTCGAAGGTGTGGTGATCGGTAAGCGTAACCGTGGCCTGAACTCCGCCTTCACCGTGCGCAAGATCTCCCACGGCGTCGGCGTCGAGCGTACCTTCCAGACCTACAGCCCGCTGGTCGACTCCATCGAGGTCAAGCGTCGCGGTGACGTGCGCCAGGCCAAGCTGTACTACCTCCGCGAGCGCAGCGGCAAGTCCGCCCGCATCAAGGAAAAGCTGGCCTGA
- the trmD gene encoding tRNA (guanosine(37)-N1)-methyltransferase TrmD: MWIGVVSLFPEMFEAITRHGVTGRAVEKGRIALEFWNPRDYATDRHRTVDDRPYGGGPGMLMKVDTLRAAIHAARARAEQATGQRPRVVYLSPQGRRLDQAGVQELAAGPPLVVVAGRYEGIDERVVESDIDEEWSIGDYVLSGGELPAMVLIDAAARLVPGVLGHQDSAVEDSFNDGLLDCPHYTRPEAIDGRQVPEVLLSGHHGAIRRWRLKQSLGRTWQRRPDLLEGRELSKEQRELLQEYLEEHALLAR, encoded by the coding sequence ATGTGGATCGGCGTCGTCTCGCTGTTTCCGGAGATGTTCGAGGCGATCACCCGCCATGGCGTCACCGGCCGGGCAGTGGAGAAGGGGCGCATCGCGCTGGAGTTCTGGAATCCGCGTGACTACGCCACCGACCGGCATCGCACCGTGGATGACCGCCCCTACGGCGGCGGCCCGGGGATGTTGATGAAGGTCGATACCCTGCGCGCGGCGATCCACGCCGCCAGGGCCAGGGCCGAGCAGGCCACCGGGCAGCGCCCCAGGGTGGTCTATCTGTCGCCCCAGGGGCGGCGGCTCGACCAGGCCGGCGTGCAGGAACTGGCCGCCGGGCCGCCGCTGGTGGTGGTGGCCGGGCGTTATGAAGGCATCGATGAGCGCGTGGTGGAGAGCGACATCGATGAAGAGTGGTCGATCGGCGACTACGTGCTGAGTGGCGGTGAGCTGCCGGCCATGGTGCTGATCGATGCCGCGGCAAGGCTGGTGCCCGGGGTGCTGGGTCATCAGGATTCCGCGGTCGAGGACTCCTTCAACGACGGGCTGCTGGACTGCCCGCACTATACCCGCCCGGAGGCGATCGATGGGCGGCAGGTGCCGGAAGTCCTGCTCAGTGGCCATCATGGCGCCATCCGGCGCTGGCGACTGAAGCAGTCCCTGGGGCGTACCTGGCAGCGGCGCCCCGACCTGCTGGAAGGCAGGGAGCTGAGCAAGGAGCAGCGTGAATTGCTCCAGGAGTACCTCGAAGAACACGCACTGCTCGCCAGGTAG
- the xerD gene encoding site-specific tyrosine recombinase XerD, translating into MSAPDERATIDAFLDALWLEQGVSEHTLVAYRRDLVAWAARLAEGGETLVTPAPASLPIWLDERRAAGYRLRSNARLLSSLRRFYRWALETGRIERDPLAEVRLPRVRPSLPETLEEDEVERLIAAPDVTTDLGLRDRTMLEVLYGAGLRVSELVGLTTDAVNLRQGVVRVRGKGGKDRLVPLGEEAVEWVSRYQRTARGALMRDATRPALFPGRDDQPLTRQAFWYRIKHHARVAGIERSLSPHTLRHAFATHLLNHGANLRVVQMLLGHSDLSTTQIYTHVAQARLERLHADHHPRG; encoded by the coding sequence ATGAGTGCGCCAGACGAGAGAGCCACCATCGATGCCTTCCTCGACGCCCTGTGGCTCGAGCAGGGGGTGAGCGAGCATACGCTGGTTGCCTACCGCCGCGACCTGGTCGCCTGGGCGGCGCGTCTCGCCGAGGGTGGCGAGACTCTGGTCACGCCGGCTCCCGCGAGCCTGCCAATCTGGCTCGATGAGCGGCGTGCGGCCGGCTACCGACTGCGCAGCAACGCCCGACTGCTCTCCAGCCTGCGTCGCTTCTACCGCTGGGCGCTGGAGACGGGGCGCATCGAGCGCGACCCACTGGCCGAGGTTCGCCTGCCGCGGGTGCGGCCCAGCCTGCCGGAGACCTTGGAGGAGGACGAGGTGGAGAGGCTGATCGCCGCGCCGGATGTGACCACCGACCTGGGGCTGCGCGACCGCACCATGCTGGAGGTGCTCTACGGGGCGGGGTTGCGCGTCTCGGAGCTGGTGGGGCTGACCACCGATGCCGTGAATCTGCGCCAGGGGGTGGTCAGGGTGCGTGGCAAGGGCGGCAAGGACCGCCTGGTGCCGCTGGGTGAAGAGGCCGTGGAGTGGGTCTCGCGCTATCAGCGCACCGCCCGCGGGGCGCTGATGCGCGACGCCACCCGGCCCGCACTCTTCCCGGGGCGTGACGATCAGCCGCTGACCCGGCAGGCCTTCTGGTACCGGATCAAGCACCACGCCAGGGTCGCCGGCATCGAGCGCTCGCTGTCGCCGCATACCCTGCGCCACGCCTTTGCCACCCACCTGTTGAATCATGGCGCCAATCTGCGTGTCGTACAGATGCTGCTCGGTCACAGTGACCTCTCTACCACCCAGATCTATACCCATGTGGCCCAGGCGCGCCTGGAGCGCCTGCATGCCGATCACCACCCACGAGGATGA
- the thrC gene encoding threonine synthase, giving the protein MRYISTRGQAPALSFEEVVLTGMASDGGLYVPEEVPTLSHDDLAAMAGLSYAEIAFRVMKPFINGEIDDETFRGIVEEAYATFSHDAVVPLNQLDANHFLLELFHGPTLAFKDVALQLLGRILDHFLMKRGERAVIMGATSGDTGSAAIEGCRHCDNLDIFILHPHNRVSEVQRRQMTTVLADNVFNVAIEGNFDDAQAMVKASFADQSFLNGTRLVAVNSINWARIMAQIVYYVASAVALGAPQREVSFCVPSANFGNVFAGYMAYRMGLPVERFVIATNANDILHRTLAANDFSKQELKATLAPSMDIVVSSNFERLLFEAYERDGAAVAELLERFQAEPTALADAPLARLREKFASHSVDDATILEVIREAHHRTQEILDPHTATGYRAAERERGDAAVPMITLATAHPAKFAEAVVKAGFPGVPLPPHMDDLLEREERYSVLPAELSAVQQFVAENRR; this is encoded by the coding sequence ATGCGCTATATCAGTACCCGCGGGCAGGCGCCCGCGCTCTCCTTCGAGGAGGTCGTGCTCACCGGCATGGCCAGCGACGGCGGTCTCTACGTGCCGGAAGAGGTCCCGACGCTCTCCCATGATGACCTCGCCGCCATGGCCGGGCTCTCCTATGCCGAGATCGCCTTCCGGGTGATGAAGCCCTTCATCAACGGCGAGATCGACGACGAGACGTTCCGCGGCATCGTCGAGGAGGCCTACGCCACCTTCAGCCACGACGCCGTGGTGCCGCTCAACCAGCTCGACGCCAACCACTTCCTGCTCGAGCTGTTCCATGGCCCGACCCTGGCCTTCAAGGACGTGGCGCTGCAGCTGCTCGGCCGCATCCTCGACCACTTCCTGATGAAGCGCGGCGAGCGGGCGGTGATCATGGGGGCGACCTCCGGCGACACCGGCTCGGCCGCCATCGAGGGCTGCCGCCACTGCGACAACCTCGACATCTTCATCCTCCACCCCCACAACCGGGTCTCGGAGGTGCAGCGCCGCCAGATGACCACGGTGCTGGCCGACAACGTCTTCAATGTTGCCATCGAGGGCAACTTCGACGACGCCCAGGCGATGGTCAAGGCGAGCTTCGCCGACCAGTCGTTCCTGAACGGCACCCGGCTGGTGGCGGTCAACTCCATCAACTGGGCGCGCATCATGGCCCAGATCGTCTACTACGTGGCCTCCGCCGTGGCGCTGGGCGCGCCGCAGCGCGAGGTGAGTTTCTGCGTGCCCTCGGCCAACTTCGGCAACGTCTTCGCCGGCTACATGGCCTACCGCATGGGGCTGCCGGTGGAGCGCTTCGTGATCGCCACCAACGCCAACGACATCCTGCACCGCACCCTGGCCGCCAACGACTTCTCCAAGCAGGAGCTCAAGGCGACTCTGGCGCCCTCCATGGATATCGTGGTGTCGTCCAACTTCGAGCGGCTGCTGTTCGAGGCCTACGAGCGTGACGGCGCCGCCGTGGCCGAGCTGCTCGAGCGTTTCCAGGCCGAGCCGACCGCCCTGGCGGATGCGCCCCTGGCCAGGCTGCGTGAGAAGTTCGCCAGCCATAGCGTGGATGACGCCACCATCCTCGAGGTGATCCGCGAGGCGCACCACCGCACCCAGGAGATCCTCGACCCGCACACCGCCACCGGCTACCGCGCCGCCGAGCGCGAGCGGGGCGACGCGGCTGTGCCGATGATCACGCTCGCCACCGCCCACCCGGCCAAGTTCGCCGAAGCGGTGGTCAAGGCGGGCTTCCCGGGTGTGCCGCTGCCGCCGCACATGGACGACCTGCTGGAGCGCGAGGAGCGCTACAGTGTGCTGCCCGCCGAGCTCTCCGCGGTGCAGCAGTTCGTGGCCGAGAACCGCCGCTAA
- the rpsP gene encoding 30S ribosomal protein S16: MVTIRLARGGAKKRPFYHLTVTDSRNARDGRFIERLGFFNPVARGQEERLRIDLDRVAHWQSQGAQLSGRVVELVKEARKQA, translated from the coding sequence ATGGTTACCATTCGTCTGGCTCGTGGTGGCGCTAAGAAGCGTCCCTTCTACCACCTGACCGTTACCGATTCCCGCAACGCCCGCGACGGCCGCTTCATCGAGCGTCTCGGCTTCTTCAACCCGGTCGCCCGCGGCCAGGAAGAGCGTCTGCGCATCGATCTCGACCGTGTCGCCCACTGGCAGAGCCAGGGTGCCCAGCTTTCCGGCCGCGTGGTCGAGCTGGTCAAGGAAGCTCGCAAGCAGGCCTGA
- a CDS encoding YitT family protein codes for MDPQELPKDPHSLWEDGMAMLVGTLFVALGVTLYTQATLLTGSTAGMAFLLQYASGWPFGAWFFLINVPFYWLAIRRMGWSFTLRTFAAIGLVSLFSELTGRWIDIAGLAPLYGALMGGCLIGIGMLILFRHRASLGGVNILVLYLQDRFGLRAGYVQLAIDGAIMLAGLALLPADRVGLSVLGAVALNLIIALNHKPGRYMGVS; via the coding sequence ATGGACCCGCAGGAGCTGCCCAAGGACCCTCACTCCCTCTGGGAGGACGGCATGGCGATGCTGGTGGGCACGCTGTTCGTGGCGCTGGGCGTGACCCTCTACACCCAGGCCACGCTGCTTACCGGCAGCACCGCCGGTATGGCCTTCCTGCTGCAGTACGCCAGCGGCTGGCCCTTCGGCGCCTGGTTCTTCCTGATCAACGTGCCGTTCTACTGGCTGGCCATCAGGCGCATGGGCTGGTCCTTCACCCTGCGCACCTTCGCCGCCATCGGGCTGGTCTCGCTGTTCTCGGAGCTGACCGGGCGCTGGATCGACATCGCCGGCCTGGCGCCGCTCTACGGGGCGCTGATGGGTGGCTGCCTGATCGGCATCGGCATGCTGATCCTGTTCCGCCACCGCGCCAGCCTCGGCGGGGTGAACATCCTGGTGCTCTACCTGCAGGACCGCTTCGGGCTGCGCGCCGGCTATGTGCAGCTGGCCATCGACGGCGCCATCATGCTGGCCGGCCTGGCATTGCTGCCGGCCGACCGGGTGGGGCTCTCGGTGCTGGGTGCGGTGGCGCTCAACCTGATCATCGCCCTGAACCACAAGCCCGGGCGCTACATGGGGGTGAGCTGA
- the rimM gene encoding ribosome maturation factor RimM (Essential for efficient processing of 16S rRNA) yields the protein MSEFAKAQPADDHVVLGKLTSPYGVKGWLRVYSYTSPMEGILDYSEWVVREGETLKRRRLIQGRRHGKSLVARLEGCDTREAAEALAGAEIVMPKAELPELSSDDFYWHELEGLRVVTRDGSVLGRIDHLFETGANDVMVVKGGLEADAIDARERLLPFLPEEVILEVDLEGGVMIVDWDPEF from the coding sequence ATGAGCGAATTCGCCAAGGCTCAGCCCGCCGACGATCATGTGGTGCTGGGAAAGCTGACCAGCCCCTATGGTGTGAAGGGCTGGCTCAGGGTGTACTCGTACACCAGCCCCATGGAGGGCATTCTCGACTACTCCGAGTGGGTCGTGCGTGAGGGCGAGACGCTCAAGCGTCGTCGCCTTATACAGGGGCGTCGCCACGGCAAGAGCCTGGTGGCCCGGCTCGAGGGCTGCGACACCCGCGAGGCCGCCGAAGCGCTGGCCGGTGCGGAGATCGTGATGCCCAAGGCCGAGCTGCCCGAACTGAGCAGCGACGACTTCTACTGGCACGAACTGGAAGGCCTGCGGGTCGTGACTCGTGACGGCAGTGTGCTGGGCCGCATCGACCACCTCTTCGAGACCGGCGCCAACGACGTCATGGTCGTGAAGGGAGGGCTCGAGGCGGACGCCATCGACGCCCGCGAGCGACTCCTGCCGTTCCTGCCCGAAGAGGTGATCCTCGAGGTCGACCTCGAGGGCGGCGTGATGATCGTCGACTGGGACCCGGAATTTTGA
- a CDS encoding homoserine dehydrogenase produces MKPVRVGICGLGTVGGGTFNVLTRNADDIARRAGRPIAIEQVAYRTPNPECDLTGINTTADVFEVATNPDIDVLVELIGGYDVARELVLAAIENGKHVVTANKALIAVHGNEIFAAAHAKGVIVAFEAAVAGGVPVIKSLREGLGANRIEWVAGIINGTGNYILTHMRDEGRAFEDVLAEAQALGYAEADPTFDVEGIDAAHKLTILASIAYGVPLQFEKAYTEGISRVTAEDVEQADNLGYVIKHLGISKRTEQGLELRVHPTLIPKERLLANVHGVKNAIAVMGDAVGPTLYYGAGAGAEPTASAVVADLLDVARDITTDHHYRVPYLAFSGISEDVSQLPIMPMEEITTAYYLRLLAVDRPGVLARVATILSEQGISIEALIQKEATEGELVPIILMTHRTREQHMNEAIRQIESMADIAGPVTRIRVESLDEQE; encoded by the coding sequence TTGAAACCGGTGAGAGTAGGAATCTGTGGGCTGGGGACCGTCGGCGGCGGAACCTTCAACGTGCTGACGCGCAACGCCGATGACATTGCCCGGCGGGCCGGGCGACCGATTGCCATCGAGCAGGTCGCCTATCGCACCCCCAACCCCGAGTGTGATCTTACCGGCATCAACACCACTGCCGATGTCTTCGAGGTGGCCACCAACCCCGACATCGACGTGCTGGTGGAGCTGATCGGTGGCTACGACGTGGCCCGGGAGCTGGTGCTTGCCGCCATTGAGAACGGCAAGCATGTGGTCACCGCCAACAAGGCGCTGATTGCCGTGCACGGCAACGAGATTTTCGCGGCCGCTCACGCCAAGGGCGTGATCGTGGCCTTCGAGGCCGCCGTGGCCGGTGGTGTTCCGGTGATCAAGTCGCTGCGCGAGGGCCTGGGCGCCAACCGCATCGAGTGGGTCGCCGGCATCATCAACGGCACCGGCAACTATATCCTCACCCACATGCGCGACGAGGGTCGCGCCTTCGAGGATGTGCTGGCCGAGGCCCAGGCCCTGGGCTACGCCGAAGCCGATCCGACCTTCGACGTCGAGGGCATCGACGCCGCCCACAAGCTGACCATCCTCGCCTCCATCGCCTACGGCGTGCCGCTGCAGTTCGAGAAGGCCTATACCGAGGGCATCTCCCGGGTCACCGCCGAGGACGTGGAGCAGGCCGACAACCTGGGCTATGTGATCAAGCATCTGGGTATCTCCAAGCGCACCGAGCAGGGCCTGGAGCTGCGCGTGCACCCCACGCTGATCCCCAAGGAGCGGCTGCTGGCCAATGTGCATGGCGTCAAGAACGCCATCGCCGTGATGGGCGACGCCGTGGGGCCGACCCTCTACTACGGCGCCGGCGCCGGCGCCGAACCCACCGCCTCCGCGGTGGTGGCCGACCTGCTCGACGTGGCCCGCGACATCACCACCGATCACCACTATCGGGTGCCCTACCTGGCCTTCAGCGGCATCAGCGAGGACGTCAGCCAGCTGCCGATCATGCCCATGGAGGAGATCACCACCGCCTACTACCTGCGGCTGCTGGCGGTGGACCGCCCCGGCGTGCTGGCGCGGGTGGCCACCATCCTCTCCGAGCAGGGCATCTCCATCGAGGCACTGATCCAGAAGGAGGCCACCGAGGGGGAGCTGGTGCCGATCATCCTGATGACCCATCGCACCCGCGAGCAGCACATGAACGAGGCGATCCGCCAGATCGAGTCCATGGCCGATATCGCCGGCCCGGTCACCCGGATTCGCGTCGAGTCCCTGGACGAGCAGGAATGA
- a CDS encoding DHH family phosphoesterase has protein sequence MNAASDPIDLIERLRPRILPRPRDAALYARAQREGLSELQARVLAGRLAGYQGELAPLVSPSLRHLAHPERLADGRRAAERIAQAVVDGEHIGILTDYDVDGITSHVVIRRTLHELFGVPEARLHSLIGHRIHDGYGISLPLVERTLALSPRPSLVITADCGSSDESRIARLAAEGIDVVVSDHHALPVEGPPPSAHAVVNPTRGDCDYPDPTIAGCMVAWLTMSLSRSVLIEWGVLAADTPKLSPWLSYVALGTVADCVSLGGSPANRAVVTHGLALINRMEAACWRAMAQRLGPDSVPFDAETLGFQMGPRINARSRLDDPYAALHFMLAADDATAVRHLETLDQDNQSRKAIEADMAEEARALAMPALIADEPAVVVFLEGGHPGVQGIVASRLVQAYGRPALVLTPAAAPGMLTGSGRSIEALHLRDALQRTFALAPEALPRFGGHRGAAGVGVPVEHLDAFKAAFLQAVAEQLGEAKLYPRILTDGDLAPEQLNLATLEELQGLGPYGREFDSPLFQGDFSVERLRPVGADGTHLMLELSLGAATHRAIWFRALTPGEVPAFGVGDRLRCAYKLNRNRWRGRESLQLMVEHAEATA, from the coding sequence TTGAACGCCGCAAGCGATCCCATCGATCTGATTGAGCGCCTGAGGCCACGCATCCTGCCGCGGCCCCGGGATGCTGCCCTGTATGCCCGCGCCCAGCGCGAGGGGCTCTCCGAGCTCCAGGCCCGGGTGCTGGCCGGGCGCCTGGCGGGCTATCAGGGCGAGCTCGCGCCGCTGGTCTCGCCCAGCCTGCGCCACCTGGCCCACCCGGAACGGCTCGCCGACGGGCGTCGCGCCGCCGAGCGCATCGCCCAGGCGGTGGTGGATGGCGAGCATATCGGCATCCTCACCGACTACGACGTCGACGGCATCACCTCCCATGTGGTGATCCGGCGCACCCTGCACGAGCTGTTCGGCGTGCCGGAGGCGAGGCTGCACAGCCTGATCGGCCACCGCATTCACGACGGCTACGGCATCAGCCTGCCGCTGGTGGAGCGCACCCTGGCGCTGTCGCCGCGGCCGAGCCTGGTGATCACCGCCGACTGCGGCAGCTCCGATGAGTCGCGCATCGCGCGGCTGGCCGCCGAGGGCATCGACGTGGTGGTCAGCGACCACCACGCCCTGCCGGTGGAGGGGCCGCCGCCCTCCGCCCATGCCGTGGTCAACCCGACCCGGGGCGACTGCGATTACCCCGACCCGACCATCGCCGGCTGCATGGTGGCCTGGCTTACGATGTCGCTGAGTCGCTCGGTGCTGATCGAGTGGGGCGTGCTGGCCGCGGACACACCGAAGCTCTCGCCCTGGCTCTCCTATGTGGCGCTGGGCACCGTGGCGGACTGCGTCTCCCTGGGTGGCAGCCCCGCCAACCGCGCGGTGGTGACCCATGGCCTGGCCCTGATCAACCGCATGGAGGCGGCCTGTTGGCGTGCCATGGCCCAACGCCTGGGCCCCGACAGCGTGCCCTTCGACGCCGAGACCCTGGGCTTCCAGATGGGGCCGCGGATCAACGCCCGCTCGCGGCTCGATGACCCCTACGCGGCACTGCACTTCATGCTGGCCGCCGATGACGCCACGGCGGTGCGGCACCTGGAGACGCTGGATCAGGACAACCAGTCACGCAAGGCGATCGAGGCGGACATGGCCGAGGAGGCGAGGGCGCTGGCGATGCCGGCGCTGATCGCCGATGAGCCGGCCGTGGTGGTCTTTCTCGAGGGCGGCCACCCCGGCGTGCAGGGGATCGTCGCCTCCCGGCTGGTGCAGGCCTACGGGCGCCCGGCGCTGGTGCTGACCCCCGCCGCGGCACCGGGCATGCTCACCGGCTCCGGGCGTTCCATCGAGGCGCTCCACCTGCGTGACGCCCTGCAGCGCACCTTCGCCCTGGCGCCGGAGGCGCTGCCGCGCTTCGGCGGCCACCGCGGGGCGGCCGGGGTCGGCGTGCCCGTCGAGCATCTCGATGCCTTCAAGGCCGCCTTCCTGCAGGCGGTGGCCGAGCAGTTGGGCGAGGCCAAGCTCTACCCACGAATCCTCACCGACGGCGACCTGGCCCCCGAGCAGTTGAACCTTGCGACCCTCGAGGAGCTTCAGGGGCTGGGCCCCTATGGGCGCGAGTTTGACTCGCCGCTCTTCCAGGGCGATTTTAGCGTCGAGCGCCTGCGTCCCGTGGGGGCCGACGGCACCCACCTGATGCTGGAGCTCTCCCTGGGCGCGGCGACCCACCGGGCGATCTGGTTTCGCGCGCTGACCCCGGGGGAGGTGCCCGCCTTCGGCGTGGGCGATCGGCTGCGTTGCGCCTACAAGCTCAACCGCAACCGCTGGCGAGGAAGGGAGAGCCTGCAACTGATGGTCGAGCACGCCGAAGCGACGGCCTGA
- a CDS encoding DsbC family protein — protein sequence MTTLSRTILLGLLAAPLAALFSAPALAQQEGAERLAERLSVNGQSMPVQSVREAPMDGLFEVRLKTGERFYSDADGEHFLVGDLYRNGERGLVNLTEEGRNTERAARLEQVPESERVIFRGPQSRAKVMVFTDTTCPYCQQLHEEVPRLNELGIEVHYLAFPRSGMNAQGARTMQQVWCADNPAEAMSAAKRGDSLSAPADCDNPVESQYHLGLELGVQGTPAIVLPDGRLVPGYVPAERLAAMLGLEE from the coding sequence ATGACAACCCTTTCCCGGACCATTCTGCTCGGCCTGCTGGCCGCGCCGCTGGCGGCCCTGTTTTCGGCACCGGCCCTCGCCCAGCAGGAAGGGGCCGAGCGGCTCGCCGAGCGGCTCTCGGTCAATGGCCAGTCGATGCCGGTGCAGAGCGTGCGTGAGGCACCGATGGATGGCCTCTTCGAGGTGCGCCTGAAGACCGGCGAGCGCTTCTACAGCGACGCCGATGGCGAGCACTTCCTGGTGGGGGACCTCTACCGCAACGGCGAGCGGGGCCTGGTCAACCTGACCGAGGAGGGCCGCAACACCGAGCGTGCGGCGCGGCTGGAGCAGGTGCCGGAGTCGGAGCGGGTCATCTTCCGTGGGCCGCAGAGCCGTGCCAAGGTGATGGTGTTCACCGATACCACCTGCCCTTACTGCCAGCAGCTCCACGAGGAGGTACCTCGGCTCAACGAGCTGGGCATCGAGGTGCACTACCTGGCCTTCCCGCGCAGCGGCATGAATGCCCAGGGCGCGCGCACCATGCAGCAGGTGTGGTGTGCCGACAACCCCGCCGAGGCGATGAGTGCCGCCAAGCGCGGCGATTCGCTTTCGGCCCCCGCAGACTGCGACAATCCGGTCGAGTCGCAGTATCATCTGGGGCTGGAACTGGGCGTCCAGGGGACGCCTGCCATCGTGCTGCCGGACGGTCGCCTGGTGCCGGGCTACGTGCCAGCCGAGCGACTGGCCGCCATGCTGGGGCTCGAGGAATAA
- a CDS encoding IS1182 family transposase, producing the protein MSRFIPVDRQTDYLLPPSVDEWLPDGHLARFVVDVVEQLNLSTLTRRYMGRGSKAHHPAVLLSLLIYGYATGVVSSRKIERATYDSVAFRYLAANTHPDHDTLATFRRRFLPELEQLFVQVLLLAREMKLLKLGTIALDGTKLKANASKHKALSYGHAKKLEAQFRAEVKALTERAESADKEDAADGMDIPAEIARREARLAAIAEAKAKIEARAEERDATEQAAYQEKVARREAQRKAGKKPRGRDPEPPTGGPRDKDQINFTDPQSRIMPVTGKGFDQCYNAQAAVDTESLLVTHVHVTQATNDKQQVMPLLTAWQGYPETLGKPDHLLGDTGYFSASNIQACHDHGIEPLLAMKRDVHHLPVFERFAADPPAPESEDPVEQMAHRLKTQAGRALYALRKHTVEPVFGIIKHVMGFRQFSLRGLDKVSGEWRLATMAWNIKRMHRLTAG; encoded by the coding sequence ATGAGCCGCTTCATCCCTGTGGATCGCCAGACCGATTACCTGCTGCCGCCTTCGGTAGACGAGTGGTTGCCCGATGGTCACCTGGCGCGGTTCGTTGTCGATGTTGTCGAACAACTGAACCTCTCGACGTTGACCCGGCGTTACATGGGGCGGGGTTCCAAGGCACATCACCCGGCGGTGCTACTGAGCCTGCTGATCTACGGCTACGCCACCGGGGTGGTCTCCAGCCGCAAGATCGAGCGTGCCACCTATGACTCGGTGGCGTTCCGCTACCTGGCCGCCAATACCCATCCCGACCATGACACGCTGGCCACCTTTCGCCGCCGCTTTCTGCCGGAACTGGAACAGTTGTTCGTACAGGTGCTGCTGCTGGCCCGCGAGATGAAGCTGCTCAAGCTTGGCACCATCGCCCTGGACGGCACCAAGCTCAAGGCCAACGCCAGCAAGCACAAGGCGTTGTCGTATGGCCATGCCAAGAAGCTGGAGGCACAGTTCAGGGCAGAGGTGAAAGCGCTGACCGAGCGGGCCGAGTCGGCGGACAAGGAGGACGCGGCCGACGGCATGGATATCCCCGCCGAGATTGCCCGCCGTGAAGCCCGCCTGGCGGCCATCGCTGAGGCGAAGGCCAAGATCGAGGCGCGCGCCGAGGAGCGGGACGCCACCGAGCAAGCCGCCTATCAGGAAAAGGTGGCGCGGCGGGAGGCGCAGCGCAAGGCCGGCAAGAAGCCCCGTGGGCGTGACCCCGAACCGCCCACTGGTGGCCCGCGTGACAAGGATCAGATCAATTTCACCGACCCGCAGTCGCGCATCATGCCGGTCACCGGCAAGGGGTTTGATCAGTGCTACAACGCCCAAGCCGCGGTTGATACCGAGAGTCTGCTGGTGACCCATGTCCACGTCACGCAGGCGACCAATGACAAGCAGCAAGTCATGCCGCTACTGACGGCCTGGCAAGGTTACCCGGAAACGCTGGGAAAACCTGACCACCTGCTGGGTGATACCGGCTACTTCAGTGCCAGCAATATCCAGGCCTGCCATGACCATGGTATCGAACCGCTGTTGGCGATGAAGCGAGACGTCCATCACCTTCCGGTCTTTGAACGTTTCGCCGCGGATCCGCCTGCCCCGGAGAGCGAGGACCCCGTCGAACAGATGGCACACCGCTTGAAGACGCAGGCGGGCCGAGCGCTCTACGCATTGCGCAAACATACCGTGGAGCCGGTCTTCGGGATCATCAAACACGTGATGGGGTTCCGGCAGTTCTCGCTACGCGGACTGGATAAGGTCAGCGGCGAGTGGCGATTGGCCACCATGGCGTGGAATATCAAGCGGATGCACCGGTTGACGGCGGGCTGA